Genomic window (Bradyrhizobium sp. 186):
GCGCCACCGGCCGGTTGTCGAGGCCATGCACGCCGATGACGATATCCTGGAGATCGGCCGGGATCTGCACGCTGCCCTTGCGCATGCGATGGATCGCACCTTCGTACCTGACCTTGTTGAGCTTGACGCCGAAGGCCGCGCTGAGTGCCTTCACCGTGCCGGTCAGCTTCACCGTGCGGGATGCCAGGTGCACGCTCTTGACGTTGAGATCGTGATGATGGGCGAAATCGTCGAGCCGGGCGACGTCGGCGGGATCGGCGCCCATCTGGTCGGCGAACTCGGCACGCGAGAGATATTGCCGCTCGCGCGGCGGTTGCGCGCCGAGCGCCATCACTTGCTCGTCGTCGTTGCGCTTCGCCCGCAGGCGGACGCTGATCTCGATTTCCTGCTTGGGATCGGCCGCGCCGACGAGCTTGGCTCCCTTCGGCAATTTCCGTGCGCTATTCGCCAGCGCCACACGCTTGGTCGGGCCTGTCATGACTTCCTCCTTTTGTGATTGGAAGGCAGATTGTCGCATCTCAACTATAGGTGTAATCTCAAATGGAAATTGGTTCAGGCATTGCGCGATATTTTTTCAAGAGAGCCCTTGTTTGGCAGGGAAAATCTTCGAACGGCTCAAATCGGCACGGAATCTGTCAGCAGCCCCGACCATTCGATGCCAAGGAATTCGATTTAAAATTGCAACTGCAGGGCTCCCCTGGACCGACAGCGACACACGATGCCGTCGCCGCGCGACACCTTTGCGGTGAAGCGATCCGCCAAGGCGGAGAGGCAGGCGGCGACGGGTCAGCATCCCTTGCCGAAGCGACTTCAGGTGTCTACCTCTCACGGGTGATTTCGTGAGAGGGTGCCCCATGCTGGATGCCGCCGTGAAGGCGTTGTCGCAAATGATCTCGCCGCCGATGCGCTCGATCCTGTGGCGATCGATCGGCGTTGCCCTGGTGCTGATCACCGTGCTGGCGATCGGTTTGCAGCGGCTGTTGAGCTGGTTTGCAACCTATGGTGAGACTTGGCTGGAAGGCCTGCTCGGGCCGGGCTGGCACTCGTCGCTCGAAGTTCTGGCCTGGATCGTCTCGATCGCGGCGGGCCTGGGCGTCGTGTTCGGCGCGGTGTTCCTGATGCCGGCGATCACATCGCTGGTGGCGAGCCTGTTCGTCGACGATGTCGCCGAACATGTCGAGCGCGAATACTATCCCGCCGAGCAGCCGGGCGTTGCGCTGCCTTTCAGCCAGGCGATCTACGAGGGCGTCAAGACCGCATTGCTGACGATCCTGGTCTATCTGATCGCGCTGCCGTTCGTGTTCCTGGCCGGCGCGGGCTTCCTGATCTTCTTCCTCGCCACGGCCTGGCTGCTGGGCCGCGAATATTTCGAGCTCGCTGCAATGCGCTTCCGCTCGCCCGAGGAAGCCAAGGCGATGCGGCGCGACAATGCCGCGACCATCTTCACCGCTGGCCTGATCATCGCGGCCTTCGTCTCGATCCCGATCGTCAATCTGGCGACGCCGATCTTCGGCATGGCCTTCATGGTCCACATGCACAAGCGCCTGTCCGGATCGCGCCCCGAGCTGATAGAGCCGGCACGCTCGATGCGGTGACGTCAATTACGTCACCGGCACCCCGCATTTGCGCAGCAGCATCTTGGCGAAGCCGAACGGCGCTGGCGTGAACGGGCCCGGCGGCGCGCGGGTGATCAGCGCGATGAATCCGAGCGCGACCATCGCCAGCCAGAAGCACAGCCAGAAGCCGTCGATATAGGCAAGCACATTGGCCTCGCGCTGGACGAAGCTTGCGAGCGTTCCGACCGCGCGCGCCGGCGCCGAACCGGCGCCATGGGCCGCGAAATGATCGGCGAGCTGCTTCAGAATTCGCACCACGTCGGTATCACCGACGGCAAGATTCTGGCCAAGATAGAAGGAATGGATCTGCTCGCGGACGCGCAGCCACGTTCCCATCAGCGCGACGCCGATCTCGGCGCCGCCGAGCCGCATGATCTGGATATATGCGGCAAACGAGGTCGCGCGACTGGGATCGGAGTTCGACAGCGCCATGATGATGATCGGCAGCAGCGTCAGCGACTGGCCGACCGCTTGCAGCAGCACAATGCCGATGAAGTCTTCGCGCGCCCAATCGTGGGTGAGCTGGGTGCCCCAGAGATTGGCGGCGGCAAAACAGGCAAATCCCAGCACCACCACTACGCGTGCATCGAAATGCCGGAGCAGCCAGATCGAGATCGGCACCAGCACAAACATCGGCAGCGCGCCATAGGTGAGCAGCAACAGGCCGCTCTGCTCGGGCCTGAGCAGGCCGATATTGCCGAGGAAGTTCGGCACCAGCGATGAGTTCGAGAGGCTCGTCAGCGTGTAGAGCAGGATCACGACCAGCGACAGGCCGATGTTGCGCGAGAACAAGACATTCACGTGCGCCCAGGGCTGGCGCACCAGCGACTCGTTGACGAGAAACCCCGCGAACAGCACTGCGCCAGCGACGAGCAGCGCCATCACCGTGCCGGAGCCGAACCAGTTCAGCCGGTTGCCCTGGTCGAGGCCGGCATAGATCATCGAGACCGCTGCGCCGAGCAGCAGCATGCCGCCCCAATCGGCCTCGCGCAGCAGCGCACGATTGACCGGCTCGCTCGGAGTGCCGAGATAGACCATCAGGCCCATCAAGGGTGCGATCACGACGCCCTGCCAGTACAGCCATTGCCAGCCGAGATGGTCGACATAGAAGCCGACCAGCGAGGACGAGGTATCGAGTGCGAAGCCGACTCGGATCGAGTAGAGCGAGATCGCCGGCAGCCACCAGCGGATCGGCAAATTGCGAAGCACGATCATCAGCGTCGCCGGCACGAAGGTCCCGAGCAACAGGCCGTGCACGACACTGAGCGCCATCAGTATTGGGTAGTCGCGCACGAGGGGAATGATCAGCGAGACGGCGGCATAGACCAGGCTCGGTATGCCGAGCACGCGCCGCAGGCCGAACACCGTCGCAAGCCACGCCACCGCCGGCGCGATGAGGATCTGCGAGCCGATGCCGGCGGTGGAGAGCCATGCGCCCTCGTCAAACGTCAGCGAGAACGCGCCGCGTAAGTCAGGCAGGCCAATGGTGGTCAGCCGGCTGTCGAAATTGGCGAGGAACGAGCCGAGCAGCACAGCGGCCACGGCAAACAAGGGCTGTGGCGCGACATCGCCGCGCGAGACCGGCCCGCGACTGGCGTCGTCATTTTCCGCCATTCGCGCCCGCACCGTCGGTGTGGATGCTGGTGACGACCGACATGCCTGGCACGAGCCGCGCCAGCAGCGGCTGGCTGTCGTCGAGCTGGATGCGCACGGGAATGCGCTGCACGACCTTGGTGAAGTTGCCGGTGGCGTTGTCCGGCGGCAGCAACGCTACTTGCGCGCCTGTCGCCGGGGCGATGCGCTCGACCTTGCCGCGGAGCTTTTCGCGCGGAAAACTGTCGATGGTGATCTCGACCGGCTGGCCCGGCTGCACGTGGGTGAGCTGGGTCTCCTTGTAGTTCGCGATCACGTAGACCTTCGGCAACGGCACCACGTTGATGAGGTTGGTGCCGATGTTGACGTAGTCGCCGGGCTGCACCTGGCGCTCGCCGACGACGCCGTCGAAGGGCGCCGCGATCTTCGTATAGCCGAGCTTGAGCTTTGCGCTCGCCAGCGTCGCCTTGGTGGCTTCGAGATCGGCGGCGCGCTGCTTCTTGGTGCCTTGCAGGACTTCGAGCTGATGCTGTTGCGCGGCGATCACCGCACGGCTCGCGCGCACGTCGGCCTGCGCCTTGGCGTAGCTAGCTACCGCCTGCTCGAACCGTTGCCGCGTGCCGGATTCGGTTTGCGACAGCGATTGCTGGCGCTCCTGCTCCTGCCGCGCCTCGACCTGCAGGGCTTCCGCCGACAGCCGCGCGGCCTCGGCCTGCGCGATCGTCGCATATTGCAGCTCGACCTGGTTGGCGAGATTGTCCAGCACGGCCTGCGCGGCGGCAACCGCGGCCTCGGATTGCGCGACCTGCGCCTGGTAGTCGGCGGGATCAATCTGGATCAGGAGGCCGCCGGCCTTGACGCGCTGGAAGTCGGTCACCGCGACGGTCAACACTTCGCCGGAGACGCGGCTCGCAAGCCGCGTCAGCTCGGAGCGCACATAGGCGTCATTGGTGGTCTGGATCGCCGCATTGCCGACCCATTCGTCGAAGCGCAACGTCGCCAGCGCAACGAAGGCGAGCGCGACAATCACCGCAAACAACGGGATCGCGAGCCGGCTCCAGAGCGAGCTGGCCGGCGGTTGTGCCGGCTTGGGCGGCGCGGCGGGTGTGGCGGCGGCAGGCGGCGGCGACGAGACTTGTTCCTGTTGACTCACGACATGCCCCCAAAACAACTTCGTCCAACCACAAATCCCACCACCGTCATTCCGGGACGGTCCGAAGGACCGGACCCGGAATGACGGAGCATGAATACTGCCTCAGACCGTCTTCTCCGGCCACCGGCAGAGATCGTTGATCAGGCACACCTCGCAGCGCGGCTTGCGCGCGAGGCAAGTATAACGGCCGTGCAGGATCAGCCAATGATGCGCATGCAGCATGAACTCGGCCGGGATCACCTTTTCGAGACCGAGCTCGACCTCGAGCGGCGTCTTGCCGGGCGCAAGGGCGGTGCGGTTGCCGACGCGGAAGACATGCGTGTCGACCGCCATGGTGTGCTCGCCAAAGGCCATGTTGAGCACCACATTGGCGGTCTTGCGCCCGGCGCCGGGCAATGACTCGATCTCGGCACGTGTGCGCGGCACCTCGCCGCCGAACTCGCCGAGTAGCTTGGCCGACAGCCCGATCACATTCTTGGCCTTGGTGCGGTAGAGGCCGATGGTCTTGATGTAGTCGCGAAGCCTGTCCTCGCCGAGATCGAGCATCTTCTGCGGGGTATCGGCGACCTCAAACAATTCGCGCGTCGCCTTGTTGACGCCGGCGTCGGTCGCCTGCGCCGACAGCACCACGGCAACAAGCAGCGTATAGGGATTGAGATGCTCGAGCTCGCCCTTCGGCTCCGGGTTGGCTTTGCGAAAACGGCTGAAGGCCTCGTGGATCTCGGCCTGCGTCCAGGGTCTTGTGGCCTCGAGCGCTTTCTTCGCGGCTGCCCTCGGCTTTGCTACGGCGGGCTTCGCCTTTTTCTTCGGCACGGCCGCTTTGCGCGGGGCCTGCTTGCGGGTGATTTTTGCCATGATCGGGATATACTGACGGACCATGAGCACAGGCAACGAAATTGAGCGCGAGCGATCTGAAAGCGAGAGCGAGCCGCAGATCTTCTCCGCGCTGCTGACGCCGCACCGCTCGCTGAACCGCACCGGCTTTCTCGCCGTGATGCTGTTTTTGAGCGTCGTCAGCTTCGTCACCGGCATCGCGTTCCTGATGATGGGGGCGTGGCCGGTGTTCGGCTTCTTTGGCCTCGACGTGCTGGTGATCTGGTGGGCCTTCAAGGTCAATTTCCGCGCCGCGCGGGCCAGCGAGGAGATTGTGGTCACGCCGTCCGAGTTGCGCGTGCGCCGCATCAGCCATCGCGGCCAGGTCGCCGAATGGACCTTCAACCCGCTCTGGGTCCGGCTCGACCAGGAGGTCGACGAGGAATACGGCATCGAGCACCTCTATCTGATCTCGCGCGGCCGCAGGCTCCTGATCGGCGGATTTTTGGGGCCCGACGAAAAGGCAAGTTTTTACAAAGCCTTGGTAGGAGCCCTGAACGCCGCCCGGCGCGGGCCGAGCTACAATCCGTCGACCTGAGCGGAGGTCGGAAATCGGGTGGTTTCCGCCAGGCACCTCCCCTACATTTCCGGTCATGATGACACTCGCCATACATGACCAGCGCCTGGCCAAGCCGGGCCTCCAGAACGCCGCGATGCGCGACTACGATTCCGTGCGCCGGGCGATCGCCTTCATCTCGGAAAACTGGCGCGCGCAGCCGACCATCGAGGCGATGGCGGACGCGGCCGGCGTCACGCCGGATGAGCTGCATCATCTCTTTCGCCGCTGGGCCTCGATCACGCCAAAGGCGTTCATGCAGGCGCTCACCCTTGATCACGCCAAGGGCCTGTTGCGGGACTCCGCCAGCATCCTCGATGCGGCGCTCGACTCCGGTCTCTCGGGCCCGGGCCGGTTGCACGATCTCTTCGTCACCCATGAGGCGATGTCGCCGGGCGAATGGAAGAACGGCGGCGCGGGCCTGACGCTACGCTACGGTTTCCATCACTCGCCGTTCGGCACGGCGATCGTGATCGCGACCGATCGCGGCTTGTCGGGGCTCGCCTTTGCCGATCACGGTGAGGAGAAGGTCGCATTGGCCGACATGACGCGACGCTGGCCGAACGCAACCTATGTCGAGGATCACGAAGGCACCGCCCCGCTCGCCCAGCGCATTTTCGACACGAAACTCTGGCGACCCGATCAACCGCTTCGCGTGGTCATGATCGGCACCGATTTCGAAGTGCGGGTATGGGAGACGCTGTTGAAGATCCCGATGGGCCGCGCGGTGTCCTATTCGGACATCGCCTGCAACATCAAAAGCCCGAAGGCCTCGCGCGCCGTTGGTGCCGCGGTCGGCAAGAACCCCGTGTCCTTCGTCGTCCCCTGCCACCGCGCGCTCGGCAAGAGCGGCGCGCTCACCGGCTATCACTGGGGCATCACCCGCAAGCAGGCGATGCTGGGCTGGGAAGCGGGTCAGTTGGGGGTGCAGTAGATTTACATTGTCGTCCCGGCGAAGGCCGGGACCCATACCGCGTGATCTATCGATGGTGGGTGGTGCCAGTCCCACGCGAAGACACGATAACAGCAAGTCTTCGCCAAACCTCTCCCTGTGCTTATGGGTCCCGGCCTTCGCCGGGACGACACGGAGTGTTGGGTACGCCGCTACGATGCCAGATCCAGCTTCGACGCCACCGTCGAATCCGCATTCAGCCGGTAGATGATCGGCACGCCAGTGGCGAGCTCGCGCTTCAAGATACCTTCGGGCGTGAGCTTCTCCAGCACCATGATCAGCGCGCGCAGCGAGTTGCCGTGGGCGGCGACCAAAGTGCGCTTGCCGTTGAGCACGGCGGGCAAAATCTCCTGCACGTAATAGGGCAGCGCGCGCGCCAGCGTGTCCTTCAGGCTTTCGCCGCCGGGGGGCGGCACGTCGTAGGAGCGGCGCCAGATCAGCACCTGGTCCTCGCCCCATTTCTTGCGCGCATCGTCCTTGTTGAGACCGGAGAGATCGCCATAGTCGCGCTCGTTCAGCGCGAGGTCCTTGCTGGTCGGCAGACCTTTCTGGTCGAGCTCGCCGAGAATGAGATCAAGTGTGTGCTGCGCGCGCGTCAGTACCGAGGTGTAGGCGACGTCGAACACGAGTCCCTGCGCCTTCAGCTTGCGGCCGGCTTCCCTGGCTTCAGTCACGCCGAGCTCGGTGAGATCGGGATCCTTCCAGCCCGTGAACAGGTTCTTCAAATTCCAATCGCTCTGGCCGTGGCGCACGAGCACGAGAAGACGTTCGCTCATCAACTGCTTTCCGTTTTGTTCAGATGTCGGTCAGGCCGAGCACGTCGGCCATCGAATAAAGCCCCGGACTCTTGCCGTGCGCCCACAACGCCGCCTTCAGCGCGCCGTGGGCAAACAGCATGCGATCCTCGGCGTGATGCGACAGCGTCAGGCGCTCGAACGGACCGAGAAAGCTCACGCTGTGGTCGCCGGCCGCGGTGCCGCCCCGCAAGGAGGCAAATCCGATATCGCCGGAGCGGCGCGCGCCGGTGATGCCGTCGCGGCCGCGCACGCAATGCTCGTCCAGCGCGATGCCGCGGCCGCTGGCGGCGGCCTGGCCCAGCATCAGCGCCGTGCCCGAGGGCGCGTCGATCTTCATCCGGTGATGGGTTTCGACGATCTCGATGTCGAAGCTCGGATCGAGTGCCTTGGCGACGCGCTTGACCACCGCGGCGAGCAGGTTGACGCCGAGACTCATATTGCCCGACTGCACGACCACCGCGCGGTTGGTGACGCTCTTGATCACGGCATCATCGGAGCCCGAAAGACCGGTCGTGCCGATCACGTGCACGAGGCCACGCTGGGCGGCGATCGCGACGTTGGCGATGGTCGCCGCCGGCACGGTGAAATCAAGGATGCCGTCGGCATCCTTCGACATCGCCCAGAGGTCGGCGGAGATCATGATGCCGTTGGCAGGGAGCCCTGCGAGCACGCCGGCATCCTTGCCGAGCAGGTCGGAGCCCGGCGCCTCCAGCGCGCCGGCCAGCACCGCGCCTTTGCTCTCGGCAATCGCCCGCGTCAACGCCCGGCCCATCCGGCCGCCGGCTCCAGCAACAATCAAACGCATATCGGACATGGTGTGATCCTCTCACGGCCGTTGTAGCGGCGGGACGCAGTTCCGGCAACCGAGGGGCACAAGCGTCGTCACGCCACGCACGCGTCATTCCGGGGCGATGCGGAGCATCGAACCCGGAATCTCGAGATTCCGGGTTCGCCCTCGGCGCCCCGGAATGACAATGCGCCTACGACGGCTACGGACCGTCATAGCCCTCGATGATGATGAGGTCGGCGATGGAGTGCGGCTGGCGCACCTTGATGTTGGCCTGGTATTCCGGCGAGTTGTAGCAGGTGATCGCGGTCTCGTAGTCGGGGAATTCGATCACGACGTTGCGGGTGCGGCTCTGGCCCTCGACTGTCGTGAAACGGCCGCCACGGACGACGAAGCGGCCGCCGAATTTTTTGAAAATCGCGTCATTGGCGGCGACATAGGGCTTGTAGCCCTCGTCATTGTTAACGTCGACGCGTGCGATCCAGTAGCCTTTTGCTGCCATCGTTCTTCTCCTGTTTGTTCAGCCCAATGCCTGCGCGATCTCGGCCTGGATGGCCTCGGCGACAGCCTTCGGATCGGCGGCTTCCACCACCGGCCGCCCGACGACGAGATAGTCGGCGCCGGCCGCGATCGCGCGTCCCGGCGTCATGATGCGCTTCTGGTCGCCGGTCGCCGAGCCCGCCGGCCGGATGCCGGGGGTGACGAGGTTCATCTGATGGCCGACGATCTTGCGCAAGGCGCCTGCTTCCTCCGGCGCGCAGACCAGGCCGTCGATACCGAGCACCTGCGCCTGCTGCGCCCGCGCTTCGACCAGCTCGGAGACGCCGAGCCGATAGCCGGCGGCATGCAGATCGTCATCGTTGTAGGAAGTCAGCACGGTGACCGCGAGGATCTTCAGGCTGGAGCTGCCGCGGCCTTCCACGGCGCCCTTCATGGTCTGCGGATAGGCGTGCACGGTGACGAAGGTCGCGCCCAGCCTGGATACGCTCTCCACGCCGCGCCTCACCGTATTGCCGATGTCGTGCATCTTGAGATCGGCAAACACCTTCTTGCCCTTGTCGGCGAGCTTGCCGATCAGCGGCAGGCCGCCTGCATAAGCGAGCTGATAGCCGATCTTGTAGAACGTGACGCTGTCGCCGAGCCTTGCGACCATCGCCTCCGCGTCCTCCGGACTCGGCAAATCGAGCGCGGCGATCAGGCGGTCTTTTGGGGCGATTTCGGCTGGCGTCATGTCACCTCACATCATGCGTTGGGAAATGTCGATCAACTGCCGCACCATCTCCTTCAGCGCGTCGATATCGGCCTGGTTCTTGAGCCTGTCCATATCGTCATAGGCCTGGTCGGCAAAGGCGAGCGTGAGCTGGCTGGCGATCACATTGGCGTGGCAGGAGGTCAGGATCAGCCGCAACGCCCCAACCGCGCGGGCAGCGCCGAGCCTATTCTGCGAGGCGCCTGCGAGCGCGAAGACACGGTTGCGGAACACCTCGCCGCGCGCCTCATGCGGATCCTGCACGCGGCTGACCCAGTCGATCGCGTTCTTCAGGAGCGGCGGCACCGAAGCATTGTATTCGGGCGTGACGATGAGCACGCCATGATGCGCGCCGATCATCCGCTTGAGATTGACCGCATGCTTGGGCACGCCGGACTTGGCCTGAAGATCGCCGTCATAGATCGGCAGCGGGAAATCGGCGAGCGAGATGCGGGTGACGTCGACACCGGCCTGGGCGAATTCATAAGCGGCCACCGCCGCCAGCTTCGCGTTATGCGAGCCGGTGCGCAGCGAGCCGGGAATGACCAGGATTTTGGGTGCGGACATCCAATCCAATTGCGTTCGGCGAAACGAGCCCGCCGCGCAAAGAGGAAGCCGGCGGAATTAGTCCTTGCGATACACCCAGACGCGAGCCGGCGGAAGGTTCATCCAGATCCGTTCCGAGGCCTCTGTGGACACGCCTGGCAGCGATTTCGGGATCGGCGGCACCACCGCGTAGGTGAACTGGACGAAGGGGGCGCCGGGTGCGAGCGCCGTGAAGGCGTCGCGAATGAGCCGCAGCCGCGTCAGCATCGGTTTGGTCACCAGCGGCAGGCCGGAGACCACGGCGGACGCCGGCGCGCTCAGGACGTTCCAGAGCGTGTCACGCAGCCGATAGGCATCGCCCTGCACCACCTTGGCTTGCGGATAACGGTCGCGCAGCAGCGCGCAGAAGCCGGGATTGTATTCGACCAGGACAAGACGCTTCTGGTCGACGCCGCGCTCGACCAAGGCTGAGGTGATGGCGCCGGTGCCGGGCCCGAGCTCGACCACCGGTGCGTCCGAGTTGACATCGACATAATGGGCCATGGTCCGGGCCAAAAGCTTTCCGGACGGCATTACCGCGCCCATGTGGAGGGGCTTTTCGATCCACGACCTTAGAAAGCGCACCTCGTCGTCAAGACGGGGCTTCTTCAACGCACGCGCGGACGATGGCAATGGCATGTCAGGACCGGACGGGACCGCGTGACCGCGGCGTGTCAGAAAATGGTCACAAAGACGTATAGGCCCAAGGCGAAACGGTCAAGACGAGTCAACTCGCCCGATTACCGAAGAAATCCTTGACCTTGGTAAAGAAGCCTTCGGATTCCGGCTGGGTGTTGT
Coding sequences:
- a CDS encoding sulfate transporter family protein translates to MLDAAVKALSQMISPPMRSILWRSIGVALVLITVLAIGLQRLLSWFATYGETWLEGLLGPGWHSSLEVLAWIVSIAAGLGVVFGAVFLMPAITSLVASLFVDDVAEHVEREYYPAEQPGVALPFSQAIYEGVKTALLTILVYLIALPFVFLAGAGFLIFFLATAWLLGREYFELAAMRFRSPEEAKAMRRDNAATIFTAGLIIAAFVSIPIVNLATPIFGMAFMVHMHKRLSGSRPELIEPARSMR
- a CDS encoding MFS transporter, giving the protein MAENDDASRGPVSRGDVAPQPLFAVAAVLLGSFLANFDSRLTTIGLPDLRGAFSLTFDEGAWLSTAGIGSQILIAPAVAWLATVFGLRRVLGIPSLVYAAVSLIIPLVRDYPILMALSVVHGLLLGTFVPATLMIVLRNLPIRWWLPAISLYSIRVGFALDTSSSLVGFYVDHLGWQWLYWQGVVIAPLMGLMVYLGTPSEPVNRALLREADWGGMLLLGAAVSMIYAGLDQGNRLNWFGSGTVMALLVAGAVLFAGFLVNESLVRQPWAHVNVLFSRNIGLSLVVILLYTLTSLSNSSLVPNFLGNIGLLRPEQSGLLLLTYGALPMFVLVPISIWLLRHFDARVVVVLGFACFAAANLWGTQLTHDWAREDFIGIVLLQAVGQSLTLLPIIIMALSNSDPSRATSFAAYIQIMRLGGAEIGVALMGTWLRVREQIHSFYLGQNLAVGDTDVVRILKQLADHFAAHGAGSAPARAVGTLASFVQREANVLAYIDGFWLCFWLAMVALGFIALITRAPPGPFTPAPFGFAKMLLRKCGVPVT
- a CDS encoding HlyD family secretion protein, producing MSQQEQVSSPPPAAATPAAPPKPAQPPASSLWSRLAIPLFAVIVALAFVALATLRFDEWVGNAAIQTTNDAYVRSELTRLASRVSGEVLTVAVTDFQRVKAGGLLIQIDPADYQAQVAQSEAAVAAAQAVLDNLANQVELQYATIAQAEAARLSAEALQVEARQEQERQQSLSQTESGTRQRFEQAVASYAKAQADVRASRAVIAAQQHQLEVLQGTKKQRAADLEATKATLASAKLKLGYTKIAAPFDGVVGERQVQPGDYVNIGTNLINVVPLPKVYVIANYKETQLTHVQPGQPVEITIDSFPREKLRGKVERIAPATGAQVALLPPDNATGNFTKVVQRIPVRIQLDDSQPLLARLVPGMSVVTSIHTDGAGANGGK
- the nth gene encoding endonuclease III, with product MAKITRKQAPRKAAVPKKKAKPAVAKPRAAAKKALEATRPWTQAEIHEAFSRFRKANPEPKGELEHLNPYTLLVAVVLSAQATDAGVNKATRELFEVADTPQKMLDLGEDRLRDYIKTIGLYRTKAKNVIGLSAKLLGEFGGEVPRTRAEIESLPGAGRKTANVVLNMAFGEHTMAVDTHVFRVGNRTALAPGKTPLEVELGLEKVIPAEFMLHAHHWLILHGRYTCLARKPRCEVCLINDLCRWPEKTV
- a CDS encoding DUF2244 domain-containing protein, with protein sequence MSTGNEIERERSESESEPQIFSALLTPHRSLNRTGFLAVMLFLSVVSFVTGIAFLMMGAWPVFGFFGLDVLVIWWAFKVNFRAARASEEIVVTPSELRVRRISHRGQVAEWTFNPLWVRLDQEVDEEYGIEHLYLISRGRRLLIGGFLGPDEKASFYKALVGALNAARRGPSYNPST
- a CDS encoding bifunctional helix-turn-helix domain-containing protein/methylated-DNA--[protein]-cysteine S-methyltransferase; translated protein: MMTLAIHDQRLAKPGLQNAAMRDYDSVRRAIAFISENWRAQPTIEAMADAAGVTPDELHHLFRRWASITPKAFMQALTLDHAKGLLRDSASILDAALDSGLSGPGRLHDLFVTHEAMSPGEWKNGGAGLTLRYGFHHSPFGTAIVIATDRGLSGLAFADHGEEKVALADMTRRWPNATYVEDHEGTAPLAQRIFDTKLWRPDQPLRVVMIGTDFEVRVWETLLKIPMGRAVSYSDIACNIKSPKASRAVGAAVGKNPVSFVVPCHRALGKSGALTGYHWGITRKQAMLGWEAGQLGVQ
- a CDS encoding 2,3-bisphosphoglycerate-dependent phosphoglycerate mutase; this encodes MSERLLVLVRHGQSDWNLKNLFTGWKDPDLTELGVTEAREAGRKLKAQGLVFDVAYTSVLTRAQHTLDLILGELDQKGLPTSKDLALNERDYGDLSGLNKDDARKKWGEDQVLIWRRSYDVPPPGGESLKDTLARALPYYVQEILPAVLNGKRTLVAAHGNSLRALIMVLEKLTPEGILKRELATGVPIIYRLNADSTVASKLDLAS
- the dapB gene encoding 4-hydroxy-tetrahydrodipicolinate reductase, with the protein product MSDMRLIVAGAGGRMGRALTRAIAESKGAVLAGALEAPGSDLLGKDAGVLAGLPANGIMISADLWAMSKDADGILDFTVPAATIANVAIAAQRGLVHVIGTTGLSGSDDAVIKSVTNRAVVVQSGNMSLGVNLLAAVVKRVAKALDPSFDIEIVETHHRMKIDAPSGTALMLGQAAASGRGIALDEHCVRGRDGITGARRSGDIGFASLRGGTAAGDHSVSFLGPFERLTLSHHAEDRMLFAHGALKAALWAHGKSPGLYSMADVLGLTDI
- a CDS encoding DUF1330 domain-containing protein, with the translated sequence MAAKGYWIARVDVNNDEGYKPYVAANDAIFKKFGGRFVVRGGRFTTVEGQSRTRNVVIEFPDYETAITCYNSPEYQANIKVRQPHSIADLIIIEGYDGP
- the pyrF gene encoding orotidine-5'-phosphate decarboxylase — its product is MTPAEIAPKDRLIAALDLPSPEDAEAMVARLGDSVTFYKIGYQLAYAGGLPLIGKLADKGKKVFADLKMHDIGNTVRRGVESVSRLGATFVTVHAYPQTMKGAVEGRGSSSLKILAVTVLTSYNDDDLHAAGYRLGVSELVEARAQQAQVLGIDGLVCAPEEAGALRKIVGHQMNLVTPGIRPAGSATGDQKRIMTPGRAIAAGADYLVVGRPVVEAADPKAVAEAIQAEIAQALG
- a CDS encoding NAD(P)H-dependent oxidoreductase, with the protein product MSAPKILVIPGSLRTGSHNAKLAAVAAYEFAQAGVDVTRISLADFPLPIYDGDLQAKSGVPKHAVNLKRMIGAHHGVLIVTPEYNASVPPLLKNAIDWVSRVQDPHEARGEVFRNRVFALAGASQNRLGAARAVGALRLILTSCHANVIASQLTLAFADQAYDDMDRLKNQADIDALKEMVRQLIDISQRMM
- a CDS encoding rRNA adenine N-6-methyltransferase family protein, whose amino-acid sequence is MPLPSSARALKKPRLDDEVRFLRSWIEKPLHMGAVMPSGKLLARTMAHYVDVNSDAPVVELGPGTGAITSALVERGVDQKRLVLVEYNPGFCALLRDRYPQAKVVQGDAYRLRDTLWNVLSAPASAVVSGLPLVTKPMLTRLRLIRDAFTALAPGAPFVQFTYAVVPPIPKSLPGVSTEASERIWMNLPPARVWVYRKD